In Candidatus Epulonipiscium viviparus, one DNA window encodes the following:
- the tsaD gene encoding tRNA (adenosine(37)-N6)-threonylcarbamoyltransferase complex transferase subunit TsaD, translated as MQILAIETSCDETAVSIVKNGRETIANVIDSQIEKHKIFGGVVPEIASRMHIEKINACVQEALNHASLETIDAIAVTYGPGLVGALLVGVAFAKGLAFATQKPLVGVHHIEGHIAANYLEHHDLKPPFLCLVVSGGHTHLINVKTYTTFEIVGKTKDDAVGEAYDKVARTLGLQYPGGPKIDRLAATGDADSIKFPKAMLNDGYDFSFSGIKSAVLNYVNGEKMKEHEINAANVAASFQKSVVDILTHKTIKYAIANNIKTIVLAGGVAANSSLRSNMRSQATANNINLYYPSLSLCTDNAAMVGSAAYYSYIAGVRSNMSLNATPNLVVGAKPATGFSALHNNI; from the coding sequence ATGCAAATATTAGCAATTGAAACTTCGTGTGACGAAACCGCGGTTTCAATAGTAAAAAATGGACGCGAAACTATTGCAAATGTAATTGACTCGCAAATAGAAAAACATAAAATTTTTGGAGGTGTTGTTCCCGAAATAGCCTCCAGGATGCACATAGAAAAGATTAACGCCTGTGTGCAAGAAGCATTAAACCATGCCAGCCTAGAGACCATCGATGCAATAGCGGTAACGTACGGTCCTGGTCTTGTGGGAGCATTATTAGTTGGGGTAGCATTTGCCAAAGGACTCGCTTTTGCTACTCAAAAACCACTCGTTGGAGTTCACCATATCGAGGGGCATATTGCCGCAAATTATTTGGAGCACCACGACCTCAAGCCGCCTTTCTTATGTCTTGTAGTATCTGGTGGACATACACACCTCATAAACGTTAAAACTTATACAACATTTGAGATTGTTGGCAAAACCAAAGATGATGCTGTTGGAGAGGCATATGACAAAGTTGCCCGCACATTGGGATTGCAATACCCTGGGGGTCCAAAAATAGATCGCCTTGCCGCCACGGGAGATGCCGATAGTATCAAATTTCCTAAGGCAATGCTAAACGATGGATACGATTTTAGTTTTAGCGGAATTAAATCTGCAGTATTAAATTATGTAAACGGCGAAAAGATGAAGGAGCATGAGATCAACGCCGCCAACGTCGCTGCCAGCTTTCAAAAAAGTGTAGTCGATATCCTAACTCACAAAACTATAAAATACGCAATTGCAAATAATATAAAAACAATAGTATTAGCTGGAGGAGTTGCCGCCAATTCTTCGTTGCGCTCCAATATGCGCTCACAGGCTACTGCTAACAATATCAATCTATACTATCCAAGCCTTTCGCTATGTACTGATAACGCTGCAATGGTGGGCTCTGCTGCTTATTATAGCTATATTGCCGGAGTCCGCTCTAATATGAGTTTGAATGCGACGCCGAATTTGGTTGTTGGTGCCAAGCCTGCTACTGGATTTTCCGCGCTCCACAATAACATTTAA
- a CDS encoding beta-galactosidase, with amino-acid sequence MRHIYIEDNTNEIQPLPFSGTSIYGETLGINSQCMTKDGKPWLPISGEFQYSRFSKTDWDKELRKIRACGVEIISSYVFWIHHEEEKDVYKFDDNCDIRKFAELCTRFGLKLILRMGPWITGECRNGGFPDWVLDLPDVHGKIHGDSPEFMKRVRLYFEEFYKQIKNEFWVDGGSIIGIQLDNEYSIHRAHNLENGVSYMKNLKQTLVNIGYKVPFYFYTAWNGALFHEQDALPVFGAYCDAPWSPLLVELDPLSRFLFADERNSDIYTTNTSETQAWLRSEYAKLIPTPYLTAELGGGMQPSLHRRILCEPDDTEALSVCMLGRGANMLGYYIFHGGTHPTGNLSFTNSVARKGVMSNTYPTKSYDFGAPIGEDNMLRHSYHALKKRHLMINELGEFLAMSVPTFPDDNATVNTDTESLRYCVRYDKTSGAGFLFINNHVRKRNMPMHIEEFTIHVNDKEIVIPPIRVMNHEMKIIPFNLPLGDARLISTNAQFLTKIGNRYFFYADDEPIYNMEGTAKITTLNSAEALYAWKFNNMLYISEDILYSRSNQLCIESKNPFGQYAYYNASGIRYLETYNVNGVENEYSVNFIEQQGDVKIYRLDLHKLNVSYVADILMTLKFIGDKIEVYDNKKLIGDYFTNGQDYSITLKRFNFPRELTVRVYKSAPRNTRYFDVPVAYGCELCQVKIENIYRVR; translated from the coding sequence ATGAGACATATTTATATCGAAGACAATACAAACGAGATACAGCCGCTTCCATTTTCGGGAACATCCATTTATGGTGAGACACTGGGGATTAACAGCCAATGCATGACAAAGGACGGCAAACCCTGGCTGCCCATTTCTGGAGAGTTTCAATATTCTAGGTTTAGCAAAACTGATTGGGACAAAGAATTACGCAAAATACGAGCTTGTGGCGTCGAAATAATTAGTTCGTATGTATTTTGGATTCATCATGAAGAAGAAAAGGACGTATACAAATTTGATGACAATTGCGATATTCGAAAGTTTGCCGAGCTATGTACCAGGTTTGGGCTTAAGCTGATATTGCGAATGGGGCCTTGGATTACGGGTGAGTGTCGCAATGGAGGGTTTCCGGACTGGGTTTTGGATCTGCCAGATGTTCATGGCAAAATTCATGGCGACAGCCCAGAGTTTATGAAACGAGTTAGGCTATATTTCGAAGAATTTTATAAGCAGATTAAGAATGAATTTTGGGTCGATGGTGGCAGCATTATAGGTATCCAGCTAGATAATGAATACTCAATTCACCGCGCTCACAATCTCGAAAACGGGGTTTCTTATATGAAAAATCTCAAGCAAACTCTGGTAAATATTGGATATAAAGTTCCGTTTTATTTTTATACAGCTTGGAACGGTGCGCTATTTCATGAGCAAGATGCCTTGCCGGTGTTTGGCGCGTATTGCGATGCGCCTTGGAGCCCTTTGTTGGTAGAGCTAGATCCACTTTCGAGATTTTTGTTTGCAGATGAGCGAAATTCGGATATATATACAACCAACACGTCAGAGACCCAAGCTTGGTTGCGTTCTGAGTATGCAAAGCTGATCCCCACGCCATATTTAACTGCGGAGTTGGGAGGAGGCATGCAACCATCATTGCATCGTAGAATTTTGTGTGAGCCAGATGATACCGAAGCTCTTTCCGTTTGCATGCTAGGGCGCGGTGCAAATATGTTGGGATATTATATATTTCATGGTGGGACGCATCCTACTGGCAATTTATCATTTACAAACAGCGTCGCTCGAAAAGGCGTTATGTCAAACACTTATCCTACAAAAAGTTACGACTTTGGCGCACCCATCGGCGAAGACAACATGTTACGACACAGTTATCACGCACTCAAGAAAAGGCATCTGATGATTAATGAGCTGGGAGAATTTTTGGCAATGTCGGTACCCACTTTTCCAGATGATAACGCAACGGTCAACACCGATACTGAATCACTTAGGTATTGCGTTAGATATGACAAAACCAGTGGAGCCGGATTTTTATTTATCAACAACCATGTTCGAAAGCGCAACATGCCAATGCATATAGAAGAATTTACCATTCATGTTAATGATAAGGAAATAGTAATTCCACCAATACGAGTTATGAACCATGAGATGAAGATAATTCCGTTCAATTTACCTCTTGGCGATGCCAGGCTAATAAGCACCAATGCCCAATTTTTAACTAAGATTGGTAACCGATACTTCTTCTATGCAGATGATGAGCCTATATATAATATGGAAGGAACAGCCAAAATCACGACGCTCAATTCGGCAGAAGCGCTATATGCTTGGAAGTTTAACAATATGCTATATATCAGCGAAGACATTCTCTATAGCCGGAGCAATCAGCTATGCATCGAAAGTAAAAATCCCTTTGGTCAATACGCTTATTACAACGCTAGTGGCATTCGGTATTTGGAGACCTATAATGTTAACGGAGTGGAAAACGAATACTCTGTGAATTTTATCGAACAGCAAGGCGATGTCAAAATATATAGACTAGATCTTCATAAGCTCAATGTTTCATATGTTGCAGATATATTGATGACGCTTAAGTTTATTGGCGACAAAATCGAAGTCTACGACAACAAAAAACTTATTGGTGACTATTTTACGAATGGCCAAGACTATTCTATCACTCTCAAGCGCTTTAA
- a CDS encoding DUF6715 family protein — MRKFIGIVIGVTVIASYFIYTKNLPTTNNLTNIAQKNFDQNLVDFTTQMEAGYPSTPEDVVTSYSDLLQLAYSEHADTEDIVALVEMMRTLYSSELLLLNDANKQVINLVADVENQREQANFLLQSSIARVEYLENTDEMTIIMTHTMTNFKITREYYVVKENDQWKIFSFKDVGVEQFSASDALGSDTLENQA; from the coding sequence ATGAGAAAATTTATAGGTATTGTTATAGGAGTCACCGTAATTGCTTCCTACTTTATATATACAAAAAACTTACCTACCACAAACAACCTGACTAACATTGCGCAAAAAAACTTTGACCAAAACCTTGTTGATTTCACAACTCAAATGGAAGCGGGTTATCCTAGCACGCCAGAGGATGTTGTTACGAGTTACAGCGATTTGCTGCAGCTAGCATATTCGGAGCATGCAGACACCGAAGACATTGTTGCGCTCGTAGAAATGATGCGTACGCTATACTCATCCGAGCTTTTGTTGTTAAACGATGCCAATAAGCAGGTGATCAACTTAGTTGCCGATGTCGAGAACCAACGTGAACAGGCTAATTTTTTGCTCCAATCTTCTATTGCGAGAGTAGAATATCTTGAAAATACCGACGAAATGACTATCATTATGACACACACTATGACTAATTTTAAAATCACACGCGAATATTATGTAGTAAAAGAAAACGATCAATGGAAAATTTTTAGTTTTAAAGATGTAGGAGTAGAACAATTTAGCGCCTCCGATGCGTTAGGATCCGATACTTTAGAAAACCAAGCGTAA
- a CDS encoding ribonuclease Z: protein MLDICLLGTSGMAPLPDRYLTALLIRYGGKKVLIDCGEGTQVTMKIVGWGFKSIDIICITHYHGDHINGIAGVIMAMANSVRTEPLTIIGPPGLHRILNGLLIICTDLPFKLKILETEIATNTIEIGEFFITTIPLNHKIPCLGYSIEIKRPAKFMLDKAEFNKVPQPAWRYLQLGESVQMDGKTYTPDMVLGPPRKGFKVSYVTDSRPSDKIVSAVAESDLFVCESMYMDYPDLEQVKKYKHMLGVEAAQMAKEARVKNLWLTHYSPAVPTSSLNVAPATAIFEHTQLGVDRKTCTLTYED, encoded by the coding sequence ATGTTAGATATATGTTTACTGGGTACGAGCGGTATGGCTCCGTTGCCAGATAGGTACTTGACAGCGCTATTAATTAGATACGGAGGAAAAAAAGTACTAATTGATTGCGGCGAAGGTACTCAAGTTACAATGAAAATAGTAGGGTGGGGATTTAAATCGATAGATATTATATGCATTACACATTATCACGGAGATCACATAAACGGCATAGCAGGAGTCATAATGGCCATGGCAAACTCTGTTCGCACCGAGCCACTTACCATTATAGGGCCGCCGGGGCTTCATCGAATTTTAAATGGGCTATTAATAATATGCACCGATTTGCCGTTTAAACTTAAAATATTAGAAACTGAAATAGCAACCAATACAATAGAAATAGGAGAGTTCTTTATTACCACTATTCCGCTTAACCACAAAATTCCTTGCCTTGGGTATAGCATAGAAATCAAGCGCCCTGCAAAATTTATGCTAGACAAAGCGGAGTTTAATAAAGTTCCACAACCAGCTTGGCGGTATCTCCAACTTGGCGAAAGCGTTCAAATGGATGGAAAAACATATACACCTGATATGGTTCTTGGGCCACCTCGAAAAGGGTTTAAGGTAAGCTATGTTACTGATAGCAGACCGAGCGACAAAATTGTTAGCGCTGTTGCCGAATCTGATTTATTCGTATGTGAGAGTATGTATATGGATTATCCGGATTTGGAACAGGTAAAAAAATATAAGCATATGCTAGGAGTAGAAGCTGCCCAAATGGCAAAGGAGGCGCGAGTAAAAAATCTTTGGCTTACGCATTATAGTCCAGCAGTTCCTACATCGTCGCTAAACGTTGCGCCGGCAACAGCCATCTTTGAACATACTCAATTAGGTGTAGATAGAAAAACATGTACTCTAACTTATGAAGATTAA
- a CDS encoding S-layer homology domain-containing protein: MKRHIALLLAALCVVNVPAVSPIVHTNVMALGYTSVLQKATIHLSDGSALDKYKIHDKDITGSDGSIDMPKIAELVAKVARAEVLNALTDAERFVAEEFRFSATTSSYAINTATPEAGEILPVGFATCTIVIAAPSNVRDTSSTQLIELQIPIYANDPIADAERAEFQALVDKLKNPDFKWNLNMESTADWIATEDTITDFYTKTLAYAQTLRDGTEGGNPAPDPAPDPAPDPTADDLVIDRILPDAFSYRPVQYGLDGRIAFSIVAEGIGLVEVIEAPILKPPLLEEYQDVFDEVVTLLGSGSAFLDYAFLNDSTDAFTAIEDLTKLMLLENVLNKTDPAVVALEREIIEYIQVDASEIIEEGDDTTTTDAFEFTLNLKLVDPDGRVDEAKTDRLQIASIPPVVAPNIPETATVRTEYNRVLAELKPDATKSSDWGLNKAIVDSWATTGEPLTNEDFYSGGTEFAATQLAAFIDVAALNMDFELHPLKSSYIPATGDIAGTMDFIFTSAHLNQIEQIRVIIEKPDPVGDYNDVLNLAIEMLMSDTMLKDYQISDTRMPSDVALDLAVLSKAGLLNATTGNQRALAEYINFEFVENTTATPSTAINYNPTISRFDSGDIASKLTFFDVTLTLTDPVSGEITTVLLEKFAVPVYTVTLETPLHTAAVETLKNSHNAWGLNIINTESWSVFNDIEGFYSSSHEYLDNKYQRLLGDINEIIFEEVDPDDPDAKPEVVDVVKIIDQIIPIAKTYTPATASSDGFIDVIIVSTYFSKAETLTIPINLAPEYQEVFNVVTELVKPPAIEDPLNPSAPVQYEVLSDDNVIIFDRDTEEEIATGIEQMLKAKIMLSDELIGDMRVMAEDVEFDVTPLDYDAPQADPDYGFLEFHLTVSLADPINNTVYTTTFPETATIEIHLKVGDLEQFDNLAETLNTEDWGLNSSITGEWSVENDSASFYEDGIQFGSNAIENILNYENFLTVNGMPTNEYVIDKIYPLAASFKKATTEADGELRFTAVSTYFNTTDEIIVVIPKPDTVDPEPDPDPDDKGFDPYTFGLRTTLELTKFDNEYMMRAIDFLVKESIRRNTIPELRLDVGGKKDFASLELHGGVLNTLLLSDRAILTVVTKAGTIEFSTNALRSILNEAVDEVLDEDDESSAENIIIPEGKSIEITIDTDSRLTDDQDETIDKFPYWSIVVAVDGTELDEIEGVMELLLPYDMEGDEPSDVYLYEVTDNGKYSELGIQYDEDDETIKLDVKALGEFMVTEQNVRLNDLLLDRQRELDKRENDAEDRADDGFNQAYKPPTPIKNPFVDIIPTYWGYDSILSLYAQGLMSGATATLFKPNDPAARATIIDILYKIDGSSSQYDSALFNLYTDVDSDDWFADASNWARNTYVYTGFDDRTFRPYQAVTREELAMIIYNYMRYRGIGYNMATNLNVFRDGWHVSKDLTWPVGVVVYNRILVGSKEGDLRPLEIVSRVELAAVIDRLLALMNR, encoded by the coding sequence GGCTGGCGAAATTTTGCCTGTTGGATTTGCCACATGCACGATCGTTATTGCAGCTCCATCAAATGTTCGAGATACTAGCTCCACTCAGCTAATCGAACTACAAATTCCTATATATGCCAACGATCCAATTGCCGATGCGGAACGAGCCGAGTTTCAGGCATTGGTTGATAAACTCAAAAATCCTGATTTTAAATGGAATCTAAATATGGAATCAACCGCCGATTGGATTGCGACAGAAGATACGATTACCGATTTTTATACCAAAACTTTAGCGTATGCTCAAACGCTTCGAGATGGTACCGAAGGCGGAAATCCTGCACCAGACCCTGCACCAGACCCTGCTCCAGATCCTACTGCAGATGATTTAGTTATAGATCGAATCTTACCAGATGCATTTTCCTATCGACCAGTACAATATGGTTTGGATGGACGTATTGCATTTAGCATTGTTGCAGAAGGAATCGGGCTTGTTGAAGTGATCGAAGCGCCGATACTTAAGCCACCGTTGCTTGAAGAGTATCAGGATGTATTCGATGAAGTAGTCACCTTGCTTGGTAGCGGCTCTGCATTTTTGGATTATGCATTTCTAAATGATTCTACGGATGCTTTTACGGCAATAGAAGATCTGACCAAACTAATGCTTTTGGAAAACGTCTTAAACAAGACCGACCCGGCAGTTGTGGCCTTAGAACGCGAAATTATCGAATATATCCAAGTTGATGCCAGCGAGATTATAGAAGAGGGCGACGATACAACCACAACAGACGCATTTGAGTTTACATTAAATTTAAAATTGGTCGATCCAGACGGCAGAGTAGACGAGGCCAAAACAGACAGACTACAGATAGCCTCGATTCCTCCAGTTGTTGCACCCAACATTCCCGAAACTGCCACCGTTAGAACAGAATACAATAGAGTTTTGGCCGAACTAAAACCCGATGCCACTAAATCCAGCGATTGGGGGCTCAACAAAGCCATTGTAGATTCATGGGCAACTACTGGTGAGCCATTAACCAACGAAGACTTTTATTCTGGAGGTACCGAGTTTGCTGCAACTCAGCTAGCAGCCTTTATTGATGTTGCAGCATTGAACATGGACTTTGAGTTGCATCCTCTAAAAAGCTCGTATATACCCGCAACAGGCGATATAGCAGGTACTATGGATTTTATTTTTACATCTGCTCACCTTAACCAGATAGAACAAATTCGTGTCATAATTGAAAAGCCAGATCCTGTTGGAGATTATAATGATGTTTTAAATCTTGCGATAGAAATGTTGATGAGTGATACAATGTTAAAAGACTACCAGATTTCCGATACCCGAATGCCTTCTGATGTCGCACTCGATTTAGCCGTTTTGTCTAAGGCAGGGTTACTTAACGCTACTACCGGAAACCAGAGAGCTTTAGCAGAATACATCAACTTTGAGTTTGTAGAAAACACTACCGCCACGCCAAGTACCGCTATCAACTATAACCCTACTATATCTCGATTTGATTCTGGCGACATTGCAAGCAAGCTGACTTTTTTTGATGTTACATTAACTCTTACCGATCCAGTTTCTGGCGAAATCACCACGGTATTGTTGGAAAAATTTGCCGTACCTGTATATACAGTAACTTTGGAGACTCCGCTTCACACTGCAGCAGTAGAGACTCTCAAAAATTCTCACAATGCTTGGGGATTAAATATAATAAACACAGAATCTTGGAGTGTGTTTAATGACATTGAAGGGTTTTATTCGAGCTCTCACGAATATTTAGATAACAAATATCAACGACTACTGGGCGATATAAACGAAATCATATTTGAAGAAGTTGACCCCGATGATCCTGACGCAAAGCCCGAAGTTGTGGACGTCGTTAAGATTATAGACCAAATTATACCCATTGCAAAAACTTATACTCCAGCCACTGCGTCATCGGATGGTTTTATAGACGTAATTATAGTATCAACATATTTTTCAAAGGCCGAAACGCTCACCATTCCAATCAATTTGGCACCCGAGTATCAAGAAGTTTTTAATGTAGTCACCGAACTAGTCAAGCCTCCTGCAATAGAAGACCCTCTCAATCCCTCCGCACCAGTACAATACGAAGTTCTGTCTGATGATAACGTTATTATATTTGATCGCGATACCGAAGAAGAAATCGCAACTGGAATCGAGCAAATGCTTAAGGCGAAAATTATGTTATCTGATGAGCTGATTGGCGACATGCGTGTAATGGCCGAGGATGTGGAATTTGACGTTACACCTCTCGACTACGATGCGCCTCAGGCTGATCCGGATTATGGATTCCTCGAATTCCATCTTACGGTTTCGCTTGCAGATCCTATTAATAATACCGTTTATACAACAACATTTCCTGAAACTGCCACTATTGAGATACATTTAAAAGTGGGGGATCTTGAGCAATTTGATAATTTAGCAGAAACGCTAAATACAGAAGACTGGGGACTAAACAGTTCTATTACCGGCGAGTGGAGTGTTGAAAACGATAGCGCGTCATTTTATGAGGACGGCATCCAATTTGGTAGCAATGCTATTGAGAACATCTTAAACTACGAAAACTTTTTGACAGTAAATGGCATGCCAACAAACGAGTATGTTATTGATAAGATCTATCCATTGGCAGCAAGTTTTAAAAAGGCTACCACCGAAGCAGATGGTGAGCTGAGATTTACTGCTGTATCCACGTATTTTAACACTACAGATGAGATTATTGTTGTGATTCCCAAACCCGACACAGTTGATCCCGAGCCCGATCCCGATCCCGATGATAAAGGATTTGATCCATATACTTTTGGACTGCGAACTACATTAGAACTAACCAAGTTTGATAACGAATACATGATGCGTGCTATCGACTTTTTGGTTAAAGAATCCATTAGGCGAAATACCATTCCCGAATTGCGATTAGACGTTGGTGGCAAAAAAGACTTTGCTTCCCTTGAACTTCATGGCGGAGTTTTGAATACATTACTATTAAGCGACAGAGCAATTTTGACAGTTGTTACAAAGGCTGGAACTATAGAATTTTCCACCAATGCGTTGCGCTCTATCTTAAACGAGGCTGTTGATGAAGTTCTAGACGAAGACGACGAGTCCTCGGCAGAAAATATTATAATTCCAGAAGGCAAAAGCATCGAGATCACCATTGATACAGATTCCAGACTGACCGATGATCAAGACGAAACGATTGATAAGTTTCCGTATTGGTCTATTGTGGTGGCTGTTGATGGCACAGAACTTGATGAAATCGAAGGCGTAATGGAGCTGTTACTTCCTTATGATATGGAGGGAGACGAACCCAGCGATGTGTATCTATATGAAGTTACGGACAACGGCAAATATAGTGAATTGGGCATTCAGTATGACGAAGACGACGAAACCATTAAGCTAGACGTCAAAGCTCTTGGCGAATTTATGGTAACAGAACAAAACGTACGCCTTAACGATTTACTATTAGATAGGCAGCGAGAGCTAGACAAACGAGAAAACGATGCCGAAGATCGTGCGGACGATGGTTTTAATCAGGCATACAAGCCGCCTACCCCTATCAAAAATCCGTTTGTCGATATTATTCCCACATATTGGGGATACGACTCTATATTATCCTTATATGCGCAAGGGCTGATGAGCGGAGCTACTGCAACACTATTTAAGCCAAACGACCCTGCCGCCAGGGCAACTATTATCGATATACTGTATAAAATCGATGGCTCCAGTAGCCAATATGATAGCGCTTTATTTAATCTATACACCGATGTAGATAGCGACGACTGGTTTGCAGATGCTAGCAACTGGGCCAGAAATACTTATGTATATACCGGATTTGATGATCGTACTTTTCGTCCATACCAGGCCGTTACTAGAGAAGAGTTGGCCATGATCATATACAATTACATGCGCTACAGAGGCATCGGCTATAATATGGCGACTAATTTAAATGTATTTAGAGACGGCTGGCACGTATCCAAAGATTTGACCTGGCCTGTGGGAGTTGTAGTTTATAACCGCATTTTGGTTGGGTCAAAAGAGGGAGACTTGCGCCCGTTAGAAATTGTTAGCCGAGTGGAGCTCGCCGCCGTTATTGATAGACTTCTTGCTTTAATGAATCGATAA